In one Elusimicrobiota bacterium genomic region, the following are encoded:
- a CDS encoding serine/threonine-protein kinase has product MVTKVVADKYVIIEQLGEPGGFGTVYKAWARNLEKFVALKKLHDELVNDNDVIEMFHAEAVNTAKLEHENIVRVIDYLHADQNSWYIVMEYVRGCNLRYLLNKVGNVTSPTLPIELSVFIIIQTLRGLDYAHHKIDDLTSQNLGIVHRDVTPANIMIYFDSQVKLADFGIAKILSASKSSYNKVGSVVGKFAYMSPEQANNNLSITNRSDIFSAGLVLYELLAGKRAYSAPTDTELWEKARRGQVDYQFLEMTNIPSDLIEVLQFALNPVPERRYDSAREMAVDLQRWLSIREWGSRVTDLREYVGRLLLPEIQEEEKKTLKLRETLQGLTLTTQHKKEQFAIQSPQKDGKPELISVETVHTENKDRRATTGDAINNGLRGIGEKLKEKRTVIPRRDDINEDDIELKNPKIIKKVPEKSVSGFKYGIYIILGILVFGLLSYLFIDTVFQITPQGTYWHSRLWKPAFVLDCIPPQAEIVLSKVKGNNKSVVTQGITPLLVQKLKPGTYELKLTKLGYAVLITTVSVNDNGLVKVVDVTQNMSKLGKTFVIPFETVFSVRSIPPGAKVVLDGKQVESRTPVEDVLVKVIPHDIVIYPPEGKTGEGFAPIVITVDLTKEMKHALSDPSSSELVKGKVGTIERFVLSTKFKRMVSINSKPDGAAVYIDSMALGVTPLTEVALSVGVHSIRIEKQGLDAFEGVIDLTGNKPKSLFVYNLEHVVKFTAVPLGGDKDQNLSVGIENMSAELIAAGQTPFTQKMLPGKYGVIYALPNQIQSVNKKIFVTNDTKEINVLQLAEANKVLLDVLVVNSRNNAPIPEVAISINGGKFRYTNNAGIWQGYVDPGKISVAAGKSEYGINEVNVNISAGEKKSVVVKLNPE; this is encoded by the coding sequence ATGGTAACAAAAGTTGTTGCGGATAAGTATGTAATAATTGAACAGTTAGGCGAACCCGGAGGGTTTGGTACTGTATATAAAGCCTGGGCGCGTAATCTTGAAAAGTTTGTTGCACTAAAAAAACTTCATGATGAATTGGTCAACGACAATGATGTTATCGAAATGTTTCACGCGGAAGCTGTTAATACCGCTAAATTGGAACACGAAAATATTGTACGTGTGATTGATTACCTGCATGCAGATCAGAACAGTTGGTATATCGTTATGGAATACGTGCGGGGATGTAATCTCCGGTATTTACTTAACAAAGTCGGGAATGTTACGTCGCCGACGTTGCCTATTGAACTGTCAGTCTTCATTATAATTCAAACGTTACGCGGGTTGGATTATGCACATCATAAAATTGATGATCTTACCAGCCAAAACCTTGGGATTGTGCATCGGGATGTTACTCCCGCGAATATTATGATTTATTTTGACAGCCAGGTTAAACTTGCGGATTTCGGGATTGCGAAAATCTTGAGTGCTTCAAAGTCGTCATATAACAAGGTTGGTTCAGTTGTAGGTAAGTTCGCGTATATGTCGCCCGAACAGGCAAATAATAATTTGTCAATTACAAATAGGTCTGATATATTTTCCGCAGGGCTTGTGCTCTATGAATTACTCGCTGGTAAACGGGCATACAGCGCACCGACGGATACTGAATTATGGGAAAAAGCGCGGCGCGGGCAGGTGGACTACCAGTTTTTGGAGATGACAAACATTCCTTCTGATCTTATCGAAGTGTTGCAGTTTGCATTGAATCCAGTACCGGAACGGCGGTATGATTCCGCGAGAGAGATGGCGGTTGATCTGCAGCGATGGTTAAGTATACGCGAATGGGGCAGCAGGGTAACGGACTTAAGAGAATATGTAGGAAGGTTATTGTTACCGGAGATACAGGAAGAGGAAAAGAAAACGTTGAAGTTGAGAGAAACGCTGCAAGGGTTGACGCTTACTACTCAACACAAAAAGGAACAGTTTGCAATACAGTCACCGCAGAAGGATGGGAAGCCTGAACTTATAAGCGTAGAGACCGTACACACGGAAAATAAGGATAGAAGAGCTACTACGGGAGATGCGATAAATAACGGGCTAAGAGGTATTGGTGAAAAACTTAAGGAAAAACGGACGGTTATACCGCGACGTGATGATATTAATGAAGACGATATTGAGTTAAAGAATCCTAAGATTATAAAAAAAGTACCTGAAAAAAGTGTCAGCGGGTTTAAGTATGGGATTTATATTATACTTGGCATATTAGTGTTCGGGTTGTTATCATATTTATTTATTGACACTGTGTTCCAGATAACGCCCCAGGGTACTTACTGGCATAGCCGTTTGTGGAAGCCTGCCTTCGTGCTTGACTGTATACCTCCTCAAGCTGAGATTGTGTTGTCTAAAGTTAAAGGAAACAATAAAAGCGTGGTAACACAGGGCATCACGCCGTTGTTAGTACAGAAACTTAAGCCGGGTACGTACGAACTTAAACTCACAAAACTGGGGTATGCTGTACTGATTACTACCGTATCAGTAAACGATAACGGCCTGGTGAAGGTTGTGGATGTTACACAAAACATGTCAAAGCTTGGGAAAACTTTTGTGATACCTTTTGAGACGGTATTTTCAGTTAGGTCTATCCCTCCGGGTGCAAAGGTTGTGTTGGATGGGAAACAGGTTGAGTCTAGGACGCCGGTAGAGGATGTTTTGGTAAAAGTTATCCCGCATGATATCGTGATTTATCCACCTGAAGGAAAGACAGGGGAAGGATTTGCGCCAATAGTAATTACAGTAGATTTAACAAAAGAAATGAAGCATGCGTTATCCGATCCGTCTTCCAGTGAATTGGTTAAGGGAAAAGTTGGGACGATTGAACGTTTTGTTTTGTCTACTAAGTTTAAAAGGATGGTGTCTATTAATTCAAAACCTGATGGCGCAGCGGTGTATATTGACAGTATGGCATTGGGTGTTACACCTTTAACGGAAGTGGCGCTAAGTGTCGGTGTGCATAGTATCCGTATCGAAAAACAGGGATTAGATGCGTTCGAAGGTGTGATAGACCTTACTGGTAATAAGCCAAAATCTTTGTTTGTATATAACCTGGAACACGTAGTAAAATTTACCGCAGTGCCCCTCGGAGGCGATAAGGATCAGAATCTTAGCGTGGGAATTGAGAATATGTCAGCTGAATTAATTGCGGCTGGGCAGACGCCGTTTACCCAAAAAATGTTACCCGGCAAATACGGGGTTATATATGCATTGCCTAATCAGATACAGTCGGTAAATAAGAAAATATTTGTGACTAATGACACAAAAGAAATTAATGTTTTACAGTTAGCTGAAGCTAACAAGGTTTTGTTGGATGTACTCGTAGTTAACAGCCGGAATAATGCGCCGATACCTGAGGTTGCAATCTCAATCAATGGAGGAAAATTTAGGTACACTAATAACGCTGGAATCTGGCAAGGATATGTTGACCCTGGGAAAATATCGGTTGCTGCGGGTAAAAGTGAGTATGGTATCAATGAGGTTAACGTTAATATCAGCGCAGGAGAAAAAAAATCGGTTGTTGTGAAGTTGAATCCGGAATAA
- a CDS encoding FHA domain-containing protein translates to MADIFRKFVGNKPDKDTPQEQDSEVSKQQTRESTNGNSPAGVRKKTVIMSMPMYLRVISGSNKGKKVWVEEDRLTIGRDIGNDFVIENDNMVSGKHAELIKENGAWTITDLNSTNGTTVNGKVIQKEPLKDGVLISIGSTIMQFIEYNPGKVTADKENELKDERKTLVSRIIAVAVALIIIAVPSTFVYLKYGLQKNAVVTVEDATQAGSQDGQKLSDFEYGIAEFNKGNFEKAAGMLALVPANHERYNIAQDIVGICKNKISAKQEQQKNYEEAKKLYAEEKYVPAMTKFKQLPEGYGDSKELLDKTKKVVEQKAEKKAPVPKPQQPQVKKPVVEEKVVEKVEKKVPVREDPAEYIKKGLDFYVEGKHDEALEQLEKAVKLDPGNKDMVNLIAEIRAEKIARVKQAESVFKEGLTYSKYSDFSGKARECFQKVIELVPDKAHELNRTAREKLKELEGK, encoded by the coding sequence TTTTTCGTAAGTTTGTAGGAAATAAACCGGATAAGGATACCCCGCAGGAACAGGATTCGGAGGTGTCTAAACAACAAACCAGGGAGTCTACGAACGGTAATTCTCCAGCAGGTGTAAGAAAAAAGACTGTGATAATGTCAATGCCTATGTACCTGAGAGTAATATCCGGGAGTAATAAAGGGAAAAAGGTGTGGGTAGAAGAAGACCGGTTAACCATAGGGAGGGATATTGGCAATGATTTTGTTATTGAAAATGACAATATGGTTTCCGGTAAACACGCTGAGCTTATTAAAGAGAATGGAGCATGGACAATCACGGATCTTAACAGTACAAACGGAACAACTGTTAACGGTAAGGTTATTCAGAAAGAACCGCTTAAAGATGGTGTTCTTATTTCCATTGGTTCAACAATTATGCAGTTTATTGAATACAATCCGGGTAAGGTTACGGCGGATAAAGAGAATGAGCTTAAAGATGAACGTAAAACTCTTGTTTCAAGAATAATAGCCGTGGCAGTAGCTTTAATCATTATTGCTGTCCCTTCAACGTTTGTGTACCTAAAATATGGATTACAAAAGAACGCGGTGGTTACTGTTGAGGATGCTACTCAGGCTGGTTCACAGGATGGCCAGAAACTTTCTGATTTTGAGTACGGTATTGCTGAGTTCAATAAAGGCAACTTCGAGAAAGCCGCGGGAATGCTGGCATTGGTACCGGCAAATCATGAACGGTATAATATCGCGCAGGATATTGTGGGTATATGCAAAAACAAAATTAGTGCAAAGCAGGAACAGCAAAAGAATTATGAAGAAGCTAAGAAGTTGTATGCGGAAGAAAAGTATGTTCCTGCTATGACTAAGTTTAAACAGTTGCCGGAAGGGTATGGGGATAGTAAGGAGTTGCTTGATAAAACAAAGAAGGTTGTGGAACAAAAAGCTGAGAAGAAAGCTCCTGTCCCTAAGCCTCAGCAACCGCAGGTAAAGAAACCTGTCGTGGAAGAAAAAGTTGTAGAAAAAGTTGAGAAAAAGGTGCCTGTACGCGAGGATCCTGCTGAGTATATAAAAAAAGGATTAGACTTTTATGTTGAGGGTAAGCATGATGAAGCGTTGGAGCAGCTAGAGAAAGCAGTGAAGCTTGATCCCGGGAATAAAGATATGGTTAATTTGATTGCGGAAATCAGGGCGGAAAAAATCGCGCGTGTCAAACAGGCGGAATCTGTCTTTAAGGAAGGGTTGACATATTCAAAGTATAGCGATTTTTCGGGAAAAGCAAGGGAGTGTTTTCAAAAAGTTATTGAACTTGTACCGGATAAGGCGCATGAACTTAACCGTACAGCACGGGAGAAGTTAAAGGAGCTGGAAGGTAAATAG